One Prunus dulcis chromosome 8, ALMONDv2, whole genome shotgun sequence DNA window includes the following coding sequences:
- the LOC117638062 gene encoding putative laccase-9: MEFKKMSWVLACVGFMFLGLCKANGNTHYYDFVLTELNFTRLCETKTILTVNGTLPGPTITVRKGDTAFVNVHNQGSYGVTLHWHGVKQPRNPWYDGPENVTQCPIQAGSNFTYEVIFSTEEGTLWWHAHSDWTRATVYGAIIILPTLNTTYPFTKPDGEETLVLGSWYKGDVNEIIKNALATGADPNVSDAFTINGEPGDLVNACSNETTYRWVVDYGKTYLLRLVNAVLNEEMFFGIANHNLTVVAQDGAYIKPITTSYLMITPGQTMDILVVANQSPSHYHVASHAFVDGDVAFNNRTTSAILQYNGSTTPSTIPTPILPDFADGTAASNFTTQVRALASKDHPISVPLHITHTLFISVSINERICPNSSCDGPDNNALAASLNNISFVTPSIDILQAYYGSINGVYSANFPHKPYIFNFTGHVRNDTIYPYFGTKVRMIKYGEEVEIIYQGTNMIAAENHPMHLHGFSFYLVGTGSGNFDPNQAPKTYNLVDPPEVNTIGVPKNGWATVRFKADNPGVWFMHCHLERHASWGMATVLIVTNGHTTNTSMLPAPAYMPPCK, from the exons ATGGAGTTCAAGAAAATGAGTTGGGTCTTAGCCTGTGTAGGGTTTATGTTCTTGGGTCTTTGCAAGGCTAATGGAAATACCCATTATTATGATTTTGTT CTGACAGAATTGAATTTTACAAGGCTTTGCGAAACAAAGACCATCTTAACTGTGAATGGGACTTTGCCGGGGCCGACCATCACCGTCCGGAAGGGAGACACTGCTTTTGTGAATGTCCACAACCAAGGCTCATACGGTGTTACCCTTCATTG GCATGGAGTGAAGCAACCACGAAATCCATGGTATGATGGACCAGAGAACGTAACACAGTGCCCTATTCAAGCAGGATCGAACTTCACTTATGAAGTTATCTTCTCAACTGAAGAAGGAACATTATGGTGGCATGCTCATAGCGATTGGACACGTGCCACAGTCTATGGTGCCATCATTATTCTACCAACTCTCAACACCACttatccttttacaaaaccaGATGGAGAAGAAACACTGGTTCTAg GGTCCTGGTACAAGGGAGATGtgaatgaaattattaaaaatgCCCTCGCAACAGGTGCCGATCCAAATGTTTCAGATGCCTTCACAATCAATGGAGAGCCAGGAGATTTGGTTAATGCGTGTTCCAATG AAACAACATACCGTTGGGTGGTTGATTATGGCAAGACGTATCTTCTCCGCTTAGTCAACGCGGTGTTGAACGAAGAAATGTTCTTCGGCATTGCCAACCACAACCTCACAGTGGTAGCTCAAGATGGTGCATACATAAAACCTATAACCACCTCCTACCTCATGATAACTCCAGGCCAAACCATGGACATTTTGGTAGTTGCAAACCAGTCTCCCAGCCACTATCACGTAGCTTCCCATGCTTTTGTTGACGGGGATGTTGCATTCAACAACCGCACCACCTCTGCCATTCTTCAATACAACGGCAGCACGACCCCCTCAACCATTCCCACTCCGATTCTTCCTGATTTCGCCGACGGAACGGCTGCCTCAAACTTCACTACGCAAGTGAGGGCCTTGGCAAGCAAAGACCACCCCATTAGTGTCCCGTTACACATCACACACACGCTCTTCATCTCTGTTTCcataaatgaaagaatttgtCCCAATTCTTCTTGTGATGGGCCAGATAATAATGCACTTGCTGCAAGCTTAAACAACATCAGTTTTGTGACTCCATCGATTGATATACTGCAAGCCTATTACGG GTCAATTAATGGAGTTTACTCAGCTAATTTCCCACACAAACCTTATATTTTCAACTTCACGGGACATGTGCGAAACGACACAATATATCCTTACTTTGGAACGAAGGTGAGAATGATTAAATATGGTGAAGAAGTTGAGATAATCTATCAAGGGACCAACATGATTGCCGCTGAGAACCATCCAATGCATCTCCATGGTTTCAGCTTCTATTTGGTTGGAACTGGTTCTGGGAATTTCGACCCTAATCAGGCCCCTAAGACCTACAATTTGGTTGATCCACCTGAAGTAAACACCATTGGTGTACCAAAGAATGGATGGGCAACCGTCAGATTTAAGGCTGATAATCCTG GAGTATGGTTTATGCACTGTCATTTGGAAAGGCACGCCAGCTGGGGAATGGCCACTGTACTCATTGTGACAAATGGACACACCACTAATACCAGCATGCTCCCAGCACCTGCTTATATGCCTccttgtaaataa